The Calditrichota bacterium DNA segment GCAGACAAAATTCTTCAGAAAATTGAAGAATATCTACCCGATAACGCAGATCGTTTCCCATCGCTGACGGGAAAATTCGCCGGCTTACGAAAATTTCGTGTCGGAGACTACAGGGTTATTTTCACTATCAGTGAAGATACGGCGCTTATCTTGAGAATCAGTCATCGGAGAGAGTCTTACAGATAGAAAATATTAAAAGTAGCTAGCAGATGTTGGGGTTTTGTTGAAATTTTTAAGTGTTGCACAATATAAAAATCCTG contains these protein-coding regions:
- a CDS encoding type II toxin-antitoxin system RelE/ParE family toxin, with the protein product MSYKIAFKKSVSRDLKKIDTIQADKILQKIEEYLPDNADRFPSLTGKFAGLRKFRVGDYRVIFTISEDTALILRISHRRESYR